A DNA window from Pongo abelii isolate AG06213 chromosome 2, NHGRI_mPonAbe1-v2.0_pri, whole genome shotgun sequence contains the following coding sequences:
- the LOC100452175 gene encoding large ribosomal subunit protein eL21-like — protein sequence MTNTKGKSRGTRYMFSRPFRKHGVVPLATYMRIYKKGDIADIKGMGTVQKGMPHKCYHGKTGRVYNVTQHAVGIVVNKQVKGKILAKRINVRIEHVKHSKSRESFLKRVKENDQKKKEPKEKGTWVQLKHQPAPPREAHFVRTNGKEPELLEPIPYEFMA from the coding sequence ATGACGAACACAAAGGGAAAGAGCAGAGGCACCCGATATATGTTCTCTaggccttttagaaaacatggagttgttcctttggccacatatatgcgaatctataagaaaggtgatattgcagacatcaagggaatgggtactgttcaaaaaggaatgccCCACAAGTGTTACCATGGCAAAACTGGAAGAGTCTACAATGTTACCCAGCATGCTGTTGGCATTGTTGTAAACAAACAAGTTAAGGGCAAGATTCTTGCCAAGAGAATTAATGTGCGTATTGAGCACGTTAAGCACTCTAAGAGCAGAGAGAGCTTCCTGAAACGcgtgaaggaaaatgatcagaaaaagaaagaacccaAAGAGAAAGGTACCTGGGTTCAACTGAAGCACCAGCCTGCTCCACCCAGAGAAGCACACTTTGTGAGAACCAATGGGAAAGAGCCCGAGCTGCTGGAACCTATTCCCTATGAATTCATGGCATAa